The proteins below come from a single Treponema phagedenis genomic window:
- the cyaB gene encoding class IV adenylate cyclase, translating into MKQRQSKMQEIELKARVHDREDMRLKILHNAKFNTAYIKKDSYWCLKTQCIRIRVQESTGTPQHVFITQKEKKIEDNIEVNTELEFELFPQSLAAFTLLLQNIGFTRKLTKEKHTQSFTSKIPCVLEGKTYPLHVELSNIPPLGDFIEIEILIPQTECSPSLIEKAKQFIKHFFTQLGLSEKDIEPRPYSALLQQTEK; encoded by the coding sequence GTGAAGCAACGTCAATCTAAAATGCAGGAAATTGAATTAAAAGCACGAGTGCATGATCGCGAAGATATGCGCTTAAAAATTCTGCACAATGCGAAATTCAACACCGCATATATAAAAAAAGATTCGTATTGGTGTTTAAAAACGCAGTGCATTAGAATACGCGTACAGGAATCAACCGGTACGCCGCAGCATGTATTCATTACCCAAAAAGAAAAAAAAATCGAAGACAATATTGAGGTTAATACCGAACTTGAGTTTGAACTTTTCCCGCAAAGTCTTGCCGCCTTCACCCTGCTATTGCAAAACATCGGCTTTACCCGCAAATTGACAAAAGAAAAACACACACAATCTTTTACCTCTAAAATCCCCTGTGTACTTGAAGGAAAAACCTATCCCCTTCATGTCGAACTGTCAAACATTCCCCCTCTTGGGGATTTCATCGAAATAGAAATACTCATTCCACAGACAGAATGTAGTCCATCACTTATAGAAAAAGCAAAACAATTTATTAAACATTTTTTCACGCAACTCGGGCTGTCTGAAAAAGACATAGAACCCCGCCCCTACTCTGCCCTACTACAACAAACTGAAAAATAA
- a CDS encoding pseudouridine synthase: protein MTMRVDKILASNGYGSRKDVRVFLKKNNCCINGVRCINPAQHIDPTKDTFTVNGISVQLRTSVYIMLHKPAGCVSSTKDPIHKTVMDFLPAPFNAMDLFPIGRLDIDTEGLLIITNDGNLTHSITAPKSNCVKTYYLELERPLTETEIHNFTEKLAQGILLHTGYTCLPAALELTENIHTKNAQAFLIHITEGKYHQIKKMCTAFGVKLTYLKRVSMAGLELDPSLAAGNCRELTSEEITLLYRNAAAHKSKQKLTPDLKQ, encoded by the coding sequence ATAACGATGAGAGTTGATAAGATATTAGCAAGTAACGGATACGGTTCAAGAAAGGATGTGCGAGTTTTTTTGAAAAAAAACAATTGCTGTATTAACGGCGTACGCTGCATCAATCCTGCGCAGCACATAGACCCTACAAAGGATACCTTTACCGTAAACGGGATTTCGGTACAATTACGCACTTCCGTTTACATAATGCTGCATAAACCTGCCGGCTGTGTTAGCTCAACTAAAGACCCGATCCATAAAACGGTAATGGACTTCTTGCCCGCTCCATTTAATGCGATGGATTTATTCCCTATCGGCAGGCTGGATATTGACACCGAAGGCTTACTGATAATTACCAATGATGGAAACTTAACCCATTCAATAACCGCACCGAAGTCAAACTGTGTAAAAACCTATTACCTTGAGCTTGAACGCCCGCTTACCGAAACCGAGATACATAATTTTACCGAAAAACTTGCACAAGGAATTCTGCTACACACAGGATACACCTGCTTGCCGGCAGCCCTTGAACTAACCGAAAACATACACACCAAAAATGCACAAGCTTTTTTAATACATATCACCGAAGGTAAATATCACCAGATAAAAAAAATGTGCACTGCGTTTGGTGTTAAACTCACGTATCTTAAACGGGTGAGCATGGCGGGGCTGGAACTTGACCCGTCCCTTGCAGCCGGAAATTGCAGAGAACTTACCTCGGAAGAGATTACCCTACTCTATCGAAATGCTGCGGCGCATAAGAGTAAACAAAAACTAACACCGGATTTAAAACAGTGA
- a CDS encoding ABC transporter ATP-binding protein, translating into MEEFDTDEQRGLKKELWAGALAELKFYKKNFIAVLASGAALGVLNIISPLITRYVIDSMVKEKNMALFYPLVFSTFAYVTITAVIVFVYIRLAGNLEIKLCYNLRKKLFRKLQTLSLSFYDKNAVGWLMARMTSDINKLAGILAWGLTDLVWGIFMMISVVVVMFSLHAKLALLSLMSIPVVAVISFYLRNKILRSERKVRSINSQLTAAYNEDIQGAMTTKVLVREEYNAKEFLEKTETMRTASMRAIRLSGLLMPIVQIIECVGMVIVIVYGGSSVITSALSFGTLVAFLSFVTMFNEPFVGLAYLYGALISAQAAAERVFGLLAEQSDIKDNPAIIEKYGTVLEPTNAPLPKIIGNVKFEAVSFWYKKEESILENFNLTVQAGQTIALVGATGAGKSTIVNLLCRFYEPTAGRILIDGIDYTQMPETWVHQNLGYVLQSPQLFSGSIKENIRYGNPNASDEQIIEAAKIVNAHSFITEMEKGYDTETGEGGAMLSTGQKQLISFARTLVRDPKLFVLDEATASIDTETEQKIQHAISAVLKNRTSFIIAHRLSTIRNADIILVIENGTMKECGSHSELMKRKGHYYRLYTRQFLRDAIS; encoded by the coding sequence ATGGAAGAATTTGATACCGATGAACAACGAGGGTTAAAAAAAGAACTCTGGGCAGGGGCGCTCGCCGAACTTAAATTTTACAAAAAAAATTTTATTGCTGTTCTTGCATCGGGAGCAGCGCTTGGAGTTTTAAATATTATCTCCCCCCTTATTACCCGCTATGTGATTGACTCAATGGTAAAAGAAAAAAACATGGCGCTTTTTTATCCGCTTGTTTTTTCTACCTTTGCCTATGTGACAATTACCGCCGTCATTGTTTTTGTGTACATTCGTTTGGCGGGCAATCTTGAAATTAAGCTTTGTTATAATTTACGCAAAAAACTTTTTCGTAAACTCCAAACGCTTTCTCTCTCTTTTTATGATAAAAATGCGGTTGGCTGGCTTATGGCGCGGATGACATCCGACATCAATAAACTTGCGGGAATACTTGCCTGGGGACTTACTGATTTGGTTTGGGGAATTTTTATGATGATTTCGGTTGTGGTTGTTATGTTTTCGCTGCATGCAAAACTTGCCCTGCTTTCGCTGATGAGCATTCCCGTTGTTGCGGTCATTTCGTTTTATCTTAGAAATAAAATATTGCGTTCGGAGCGAAAGGTGCGCAGTATTAACTCGCAATTAACCGCAGCCTATAACGAAGATATTCAGGGAGCGATGACAACTAAAGTTTTGGTGCGCGAAGAATACAACGCAAAAGAATTCTTAGAGAAAACCGAAACAATGCGCACAGCGTCAATGCGCGCAATTCGTTTGTCGGGATTATTGATGCCGATTGTGCAAATAATTGAATGTGTCGGCATGGTTATCGTTATTGTATACGGAGGCTCATCGGTTATTACCTCCGCTCTTTCGTTCGGAACCTTGGTTGCCTTCCTCAGTTTTGTAACCATGTTTAACGAGCCCTTTGTCGGGCTTGCCTACTTGTATGGTGCGCTTATTTCCGCCCAAGCCGCAGCGGAACGCGTGTTCGGTTTGCTTGCGGAACAGTCGGATATTAAGGACAACCCTGCAATAATCGAAAAGTACGGCACCGTGCTTGAGCCGACCAATGCGCCCCTGCCGAAGATTATCGGTAATGTAAAATTTGAGGCAGTTTCATTTTGGTATAAAAAAGAAGAAAGTATTTTAGAAAACTTTAATCTTACCGTACAGGCAGGGCAAACTATTGCGCTTGTCGGTGCAACCGGTGCAGGCAAATCTACCATCGTTAATTTGCTTTGCAGATTTTATGAGCCGACGGCAGGGCGCATTCTTATTGATGGAATCGATTATACACAAATGCCCGAAACATGGGTGCATCAAAACCTCGGGTATGTTTTGCAGTCGCCGCAGCTTTTCAGCGGCAGCATAAAAGAAAACATCCGTTATGGGAATCCGAATGCAAGCGATGAGCAAATTATTGAAGCGGCAAAAATAGTTAATGCACATTCTTTTATTACGGAAATGGAAAAAGGTTACGACACCGAAACGGGCGAAGGCGGCGCAATGCTTTCCACCGGACAAAAGCAGCTTATCTCTTTTGCGCGAACCCTTGTGCGTGATCCGAAACTTTTTGTGCTTGATGAGGCAACCGCTTCCATCGACACGGAAACAGAGCAAAAAATTCAACATGCAATTTCAGCAGTGCTTAAAAACAGAACTTCGTTTATTATTGCGCACCGCCTTTCCACTATCAGAAATGCGGATATAATCCTTGTGATAGAAAACGGAACCATGAAAGAATGTGGCAGTCATTCGGAGTTGATGAAACGGAAAGGACATTATTACCGGCTGTACACGCGTCAATTTCTTCGGGATGCTATTTCGTAA
- a CDS encoding ABC transporter ATP-binding protein codes for MKNLGLLFRYAKGFFLWYVFAFACTLLSRICMASQPLLIRLCIDSVIGDEPVPQNLLASVLSSIAPLGKNIKSLFVIGGAVLAFVSFAAILDYLKIIFGNTATEGVVKKLRNTLYNHIQLLPFSAHVQGSTGNLMQRCTSDIDTVRMALSSQIVDAFSSFFFICYIVYLMFGLSKKLMLLSLCIIPIILLFALFFFKKIQKTFKAAADAEAVMTTVIQENLTGVRVVKSCTAQKFEIDKFDAKSSAYRDCNFQVNNAFALFWSISDFLSYAQVSFVVLYGSVLAFHAEISLGTLIAFISYMMLIIYPVRGLGRLISNIGKAAVSAKRIAEVLDMPIESLFPTGEKPEIKGNINFDSVSFSYPQNKALDSVSFEIHAGETIGIMGPTGSGKSSLVHILTGLYDIDSGSILIDGIPIQKIDKGFLRSQIGIVLQEPFLYAKTIMENIKFALPEAPDELAIRYAKLASLHDEVMQFDDSYKTLVGERGVSLSGGQKQRLAIARTLIKNSPVIIFDDSLSAVDTETEHSIQQALSEFQGKKTIIIISHRISTVSSADKIIVLQKGKIVEQGSHQQLLAENGLYKRMYDIQVKIETDEAENKTE; via the coding sequence TTGAAAAATTTAGGATTGCTTTTCCGTTATGCGAAGGGCTTTTTTCTTTGGTATGTTTTTGCTTTTGCCTGCACGCTGCTTTCTCGAATCTGCATGGCATCTCAGCCGCTTTTGATAAGGCTCTGCATTGATTCGGTTATCGGCGATGAGCCGGTACCGCAGAATTTGCTTGCATCTGTTCTTTCATCAATTGCGCCTTTGGGGAAGAACATCAAATCGCTTTTTGTTATCGGCGGGGCAGTTCTTGCGTTTGTAAGTTTTGCAGCGATACTTGATTATCTTAAAATTATTTTTGGAAATACGGCAACCGAAGGTGTTGTGAAAAAGTTGCGCAATACCTTGTACAATCATATCCAGCTTTTACCGTTTTCCGCACATGTGCAAGGAAGCACCGGCAATTTAATGCAGCGCTGCACCTCCGATATCGATACTGTCCGCATGGCGCTTTCTTCGCAAATTGTTGACGCATTCAGCTCGTTTTTTTTTATTTGTTATATTGTGTATCTGATGTTCGGTTTAAGCAAAAAACTTATGTTGCTTTCGCTTTGCATTATTCCGATTATACTTTTGTTTGCGCTCTTTTTCTTTAAGAAGATTCAAAAAACTTTTAAAGCGGCTGCGGATGCGGAAGCGGTTATGACAACCGTTATTCAAGAAAATCTTACCGGTGTTCGAGTGGTAAAATCATGCACCGCACAAAAATTTGAAATTGATAAGTTTGATGCTAAAAGTTCCGCATACCGTGATTGTAATTTTCAGGTAAACAATGCCTTTGCATTATTTTGGAGTATTTCGGATTTTCTTTCGTATGCACAAGTTTCTTTTGTTGTTTTGTACGGATCGGTGCTTGCCTTTCATGCCGAAATAAGTCTCGGTACTTTAATTGCTTTTATCTCGTACATGATGCTGATTATCTATCCGGTGAGAGGTTTGGGAAGACTTATTTCCAATATCGGGAAAGCGGCTGTCTCCGCAAAAAGAATTGCAGAGGTTTTGGATATGCCGATTGAATCGCTTTTTCCTACCGGAGAAAAACCGGAAATCAAAGGCAACATCAACTTTGATTCGGTGAGTTTTTCGTATCCGCAAAACAAGGCGCTTGATTCTGTTTCATTTGAAATACACGCGGGAGAAACAATCGGTATTATGGGACCGACCGGCTCGGGGAAAAGCAGTTTGGTGCATATTCTTACCGGCTTATACGATATTGATTCCGGCAGTATTCTTATTGACGGAATTCCGATACAAAAAATTGATAAGGGTTTTTTACGTTCGCAAATCGGGATTGTGTTGCAGGAGCCTTTTTTATACGCAAAGACAATTATGGAAAATATTAAGTTTGCACTTCCCGAAGCTCCCGATGAACTTGCCATTCGCTATGCAAAGCTTGCAAGCCTCCATGACGAGGTTATGCAATTTGATGATAGTTATAAAACTCTAGTCGGAGAGCGCGGGGTTTCATTATCGGGTGGACAAAAACAGCGCCTTGCGATTGCACGCACACTCATTAAAAATTCTCCGGTGATTATTTTTGATGATTCGCTTTCCGCAGTTGATACTGAAACCGAGCACAGTATTCAGCAAGCATTGTCGGAGTTTCAAGGAAAAAAAACGATTATTATTATTTCGCATCGTATTTCAACAGTCAGCAGCGCAGATAAAATTATTGTATTGCAAAAAGGAAAAATTGTTGAGCAAGGCAGTCATCAGCAGCTGCTTGCCGAAAACGGTTTGTACAAACGCATGTATGATATACAAGTTAAAATCGAAACTGATGAGGCGGAAAACAAAACCGAATAA
- a CDS encoding M23 family metallopeptidase, whose protein sequence is MRKIVFSIIFLFFSLSFAISDKAAKLPESGWHITMPEKTAQGDFIAISFESSASLGNAAVTLYTPAGKKAKTVQAFPLDKTKKKFLALFGISIFWEEGMWQLEAKALRQGKPIQKKAELFIAKVNFPKEEIFLNAKNTGIAQNKSPKKKAQTEKLTEVLSAVNKDAPVFLGPFIMPISLRRRTSEFAEARVFKYSNGKQSASYHWGIDFGVPIGTPVNAPGNGRVVLAENRITTGWTVVLEHFPGMYTQYYHLSKLHVKQGDIVKQGTLIAATGNTGLSTGPHLHWEARINTTPVSPDALMKKPFYPVGE, encoded by the coding sequence ATGCGTAAAATAGTTTTTTCGATTATCTTTTTGTTCTTTTCTCTTTCTTTTGCAATAAGCGATAAGGCGGCAAAATTGCCGGAAAGCGGCTGGCACATCACAATGCCGGAAAAAACCGCTCAAGGGGATTTTATTGCAATTTCCTTTGAGTCCTCCGCCTCGCTTGGAAATGCGGCGGTAACACTGTACACCCCCGCAGGAAAAAAAGCAAAAACAGTGCAAGCCTTCCCGCTGGATAAAACTAAGAAAAAATTTTTAGCACTTTTCGGTATCTCTATTTTTTGGGAAGAGGGAATGTGGCAGCTGGAGGCAAAGGCGCTGCGGCAAGGAAAGCCAATTCAAAAAAAGGCGGAACTTTTTATTGCAAAAGTGAATTTTCCAAAAGAAGAGATTTTTTTAAACGCAAAAAATACCGGTATTGCCCAAAACAAAAGCCCGAAAAAAAAAGCGCAAACGGAGAAGCTTACCGAAGTGCTTTCCGCAGTGAATAAGGATGCGCCCGTATTTTTAGGCCCCTTTATTATGCCGATAAGTTTACGGCGCAGAACATCCGAGTTCGCGGAAGCGCGGGTTTTTAAGTATTCAAACGGCAAACAATCCGCAAGCTATCATTGGGGAATTGATTTCGGCGTACCGATCGGAACACCGGTCAACGCTCCCGGCAATGGCAGGGTTGTACTTGCCGAAAACAGAATCACCACCGGCTGGACGGTCGTACTTGAACACTTTCCGGGAATGTACACCCAATATTATCACTTAAGCAAGCTGCACGTAAAACAAGGGGACATCGTAAAACAGGGCACCCTCATCGCGGCAACCGGAAACACCGGCTTATCAACCGGTCCGCACCTGCACTGGGAAGCACGAATCAACACAACCCCCGTCTCGCCCGACGCACTAATGAAAAAACCGTTCTACCCTGTTGGGGAATGA
- the lon gene encoding endopeptidase La, whose protein sequence is MGKNIDVVEKDEKMLDDTVDQEINETSMGKDKTQEEKVVNEKDTPKKGKKKDKKDLVSIDELLPPKVHVISLTGRPIYPGIFTPILVNETDDIKSVEEAYNGSGFIGLNLIKEETQNPSISDLYEVGCVARIIKKINLPDGGLNIFISTLKRYRIRKTVNESKPMVAAVQYLDDEEENTIEVKALVRGLIGEMKELSENNPLFSEEMRLNMINIDHPGKIADFIASILNISKEDQQKILEILNVRKRMEEVLIYIKKEKDLLEVQRKIQNDLDKRIEKNQREYFLREELKSIKSELGLVTDPKQRDEDKFRKLIDSFHFEGEVKETVESEYERLCMTDPNSPEYTVSKNYLETILALPWNEPEKEEYDLKTAQKILDEDHYGLEDVKKRMIEYLAVRKLRGDTKGSIILFVGPPGVGKTSVGKSIARSMNKPFFRFSVGGMNDEAEIKGHRRTYIGALPGKILQGLKVVKTKAPVFMIDEVDKIGNSVRGDPASALLEVLDPEQNIAFRDHYLDLPFDLSNIMFILTANTTDTIPRPLLDRAEVIKLSGYIDTEKAEIAKRHLIPKTLKKNGLQKSQVRYNKSGLLYLINSYAREAGVRNLEKNLDKIHRKLATQLVLGERETKDVFVPTKENLESFLGKPVFRDDDIKKASTPGTAVGLAWTSLGGDTLLIEAISTQGKASFKLTGQMGNVMKESAVIAWSWVRSYTTEKQLVDPDWFEKHQVHLHIPEGATPKDGPSAGITMTVTLLSLLTQQTIKQNLAMTGELSLTGQVLAIGGLKEKTIAARRNGIKEIIIPHANLRDLEEIPDHIKKGISFHPVETMDEVVALTFAKQFVPMK, encoded by the coding sequence ATGGGAAAAAATATTGATGTTGTCGAGAAGGACGAAAAAATGCTTGATGATACTGTAGATCAGGAAATAAATGAGACAAGCATGGGAAAAGATAAAACACAAGAAGAAAAGGTAGTAAACGAGAAAGATACACCTAAAAAAGGTAAAAAAAAGGATAAAAAAGATCTTGTCTCCATTGATGAGTTGCTTCCGCCGAAGGTGCATGTTATTTCGCTGACCGGAAGACCTATTTATCCGGGGATTTTTACCCCTATTTTGGTAAACGAAACAGATGATATAAAATCAGTTGAAGAAGCATATAATGGAAGCGGTTTTATCGGTTTAAATCTTATTAAAGAAGAAACTCAAAATCCTTCTATTTCCGATTTGTATGAGGTTGGCTGTGTTGCCAGAATTATTAAAAAAATAAATTTGCCTGACGGCGGATTAAACATTTTTATCTCTACGTTAAAACGCTATCGAATTCGAAAAACGGTTAATGAATCAAAACCGATGGTTGCAGCGGTGCAATATCTTGATGATGAAGAAGAAAACACCATAGAAGTAAAAGCTTTGGTGCGGGGCCTTATCGGTGAAATGAAAGAGCTTTCAGAAAACAATCCTCTTTTTTCAGAAGAGATGCGCCTTAATATGATAAATATTGACCACCCCGGCAAGATAGCGGATTTTATCGCAAGTATTTTGAACATCTCTAAAGAAGATCAACAAAAAATTTTGGAAATTCTCAATGTTCGCAAACGAATGGAAGAAGTTTTGATTTACATCAAAAAAGAAAAAGATTTGCTTGAAGTGCAGCGGAAAATTCAAAATGATCTTGATAAACGAATAGAAAAAAATCAGCGCGAATATTTTTTACGGGAAGAGTTGAAATCTATTAAATCAGAGCTTGGCTTGGTAACCGATCCTAAACAGCGAGATGAGGATAAGTTTAGAAAACTCATAGACTCCTTTCATTTTGAGGGGGAGGTAAAAGAAACGGTGGAAAGCGAGTATGAGCGGCTTTGTATGACCGATCCGAATTCCCCGGAATATACGGTAAGTAAAAATTATTTGGAAACTATCCTTGCGCTTCCTTGGAATGAACCTGAAAAAGAAGAATATGATTTAAAAACCGCACAAAAAATTCTTGATGAGGATCATTACGGACTTGAAGATGTAAAAAAGCGCATGATTGAATATCTTGCAGTACGGAAACTTCGCGGGGATACCAAGGGGTCGATAATTCTTTTTGTCGGACCTCCGGGAGTTGGAAAAACTTCAGTAGGAAAATCAATTGCCAGAAGTATGAATAAACCCTTTTTCCGTTTTTCAGTTGGCGGCATGAACGATGAGGCTGAAATAAAAGGACATCGCAGAACCTATATCGGCGCTTTGCCGGGAAAAATTTTGCAGGGTTTAAAAGTGGTAAAAACAAAGGCTCCTGTTTTTATGATTGATGAGGTTGATAAAATCGGTAACTCGGTACGAGGCGATCCCGCAAGTGCTTTGCTTGAAGTGCTTGACCCTGAACAAAATATTGCATTTAGGGATCACTACTTGGATCTGCCCTTTGATTTGTCGAATATTATGTTTATTCTGACGGCAAATACGACCGACACTATTCCCCGTCCGCTTTTGGATCGTGCCGAAGTTATTAAACTTTCAGGGTATATTGATACCGAAAAAGCGGAGATTGCAAAGCGGCATTTAATTCCCAAAACTTTAAAGAAGAACGGATTACAGAAGTCCCAGGTACGGTATAATAAATCAGGATTGTTATATCTTATCAATTCATATGCACGGGAAGCGGGAGTGCGTAACCTTGAAAAGAATCTTGATAAAATTCATCGCAAGCTTGCAACTCAGTTGGTGCTCGGTGAGCGAGAAACCAAGGATGTTTTTGTACCGACAAAAGAGAATCTGGAAAGTTTTCTTGGCAAACCGGTGTTCCGTGATGATGATATAAAAAAGGCAAGCACGCCGGGAACAGCGGTTGGTCTTGCTTGGACAAGCTTAGGTGGCGACACTCTTTTAATTGAAGCAATTTCTACACAAGGAAAAGCAAGCTTTAAACTTACCGGACAGATGGGAAATGTTATGAAAGAATCTGCGGTGATTGCATGGTCATGGGTACGAAGCTATACAACGGAAAAACAACTTGTCGATCCTGATTGGTTTGAAAAGCATCAAGTGCATTTACATATTCCGGAAGGAGCAACTCCGAAAGACGGTCCGTCTGCGGGAATTACCATGACAGTAACGCTTTTATCCCTTTTAACTCAGCAAACGATAAAACAAAATCTTGCAATGACAGGAGAGCTTTCATTGACCGGACAAGTGCTTGCAATCGGCGGCTTAAAAGAAAAAACCATAGCTGCCCGGCGAAACGGTATAAAAGAGATTATTATTCCGCATGCAAACTTGCGCGACCTTGAAGAAATCCCCGATCATATTAAAAAAGGAATCTCCTTCCATCCGGTAGAAACGATGGATGAAGTTGTCGCCCTTACCTTTGCAAAACAATTTGTACCGATGAAATAA
- a CDS encoding transposase codes for MRRYSQEFKQQALQLSDEIGTKEAAKNLGISYGTLTDWRKTKNRYKASDGAATAKAIVLDERERQLQREIKELKEANEILQGALAFFVKGWKK; via the coding sequence ATGCGACGTTATAGTCAAGAATTTAAACAGCAGGCATTACAACTGTCTGATGAAATCGGCACAAAAGAAGCGGCGAAGAATCTCGGTATTTCATACGGGACGCTGACTGATTGGCGAAAAACGAAAAATCGCTATAAAGCAAGCGACGGAGCTGCAACGGCAAAAGCTATCGTTTTGGATGAGCGAGAGAGACAGCTCCAACGCGAAATCAAAGAGCTCAAAGAAGCCAACGAAATCTTGCAAGGCGCACTCGCTTTTTTCGTGAAGGGCTGGAAGAAGTGA